From Microcebus murinus isolate Inina chromosome 13, M.murinus_Inina_mat1.0, whole genome shotgun sequence, the proteins below share one genomic window:
- the LOC142874836 gene encoding kelch-like protein 1, with product MSGSGRKDFDVKHILRLRWKLFSHPSPSPGGPAGGGCLQQDGSGSFEHWGPSQSRLLKSQERSSGSAFWKKASSSSSSSSSSSPSSSSSSFNPLNGTLLPVATRLQQGAPGQGTQQPARTLFYVESLEEEVVPGMDFPGPHEKGLVLQELKVEPANSGQATGEGCGQR from the coding sequence ATGTCAGGCTCTGGGCGAAAAGACTTCGATGTGAAGCACATTCTGCGACTCCGCTGGAAACTCTTCAGCCACCCGTCGCCGTCCCCCGGTGGCCCGGCGGGGGGCGGCTGCCTGCAACAGGACGGCAGCGGTAGCTTTGAGCACTGGGGACCCAGCCAGAGCCGCCTGCTCAAAAGCCAAGAGAGGAGCAGTGGGAGCGCTTTCTGGAAGAAggcttcctcttcttcctcttcttcttcatcgtcctccccctcctcttcctcctcttccttcaatCCCCTGAATGGCACGCTGCTTCCAGTTGCTACAAGGCTGCAGCAAGGGGCTCCCGGGCAGGGCACCCAGCAACCAGCCAGGACCCTCTTCTACGTGGAGTCCCTAGAGGAGGAAGTGGTGCCAGGCATGGACTTTCCTGGACCACACGAAAAAGGGCTGGTCCTGCAGGAGCTCAAAGTGGAGCCCGCCAACTCGGGCCAGGCAACAGGTGAAGGATGTGGACAAAGGTAA